A single Brucella intermedia LMG 3301 DNA region contains:
- a CDS encoding SH3 domain-containing protein — translation MSLFKRVLNKNHVIGAAVAAVVLITPAVAFAATAYVSAAVNIRSGPGANYARLAALPAGAAVNAGSCRNGWCQVYNGNGTGWVSARYIRFGSYGGQAYAAPSTTTVVVDNGYYDSWAPGFGAGLGVGWATGGYWGPGYWGRGWRGGPNYYNGCIGRNCQSWRGRHNRWDPRWGVGPAWRTRQAGHYWGPGPVRPRFNAGGFNRPAFNHGFGGFGGGHFGNVRPMHAGR, via the coding sequence ATGTCATTATTTAAGAGAGTGCTTAATAAAAATCATGTTATCGGCGCCGCCGTTGCGGCTGTTGTTCTGATCACACCCGCCGTTGCTTTCGCGGCGACGGCCTATGTTTCGGCGGCGGTCAATATACGCTCCGGGCCGGGCGCCAATTATGCCCGGCTGGCGGCGCTTCCCGCGGGTGCCGCCGTCAATGCCGGTTCCTGCCGCAACGGCTGGTGCCAGGTTTATAACGGTAACGGCACCGGCTGGGTTTCGGCGCGTTATATCCGCTTCGGTTCCTATGGAGGCCAGGCCTATGCCGCGCCGTCCACGACGACCGTGGTCGTCGATAATGGCTATTATGACAGCTGGGCGCCGGGCTTCGGCGCTGGCCTCGGTGTCGGCTGGGCCACCGGCGGCTATTGGGGCCCCGGCTATTGGGGACGAGGCTGGCGCGGCGGCCCGAACTACTACAATGGCTGCATCGGCCGTAACTGCCAGTCCTGGCGCGGCAGGCATAATCGCTGGGATCCGCGCTGGGGCGTCGGCCCCGCATGGCGGACCCGGCAGGCTGGCCATTACTGGGGCCCGGGTCCGGTAAGGCCGCGCTTCAACGCCGGCGGCTTCAACAGGCCCGCATTCAATCACGGCTTCGGCGGATTCGGCGGCGGTCATTTCGGCAATGTGCGCCCGATGCATGCTGGGCGCTGA